In a genomic window of Streptomyces pristinaespiralis:
- a CDS encoding polysaccharide deacetylase family protein, producing MPSRTYRTGSRVVPALAAALTLTLALTGCSVDSTSPADARSDAAGSDGKPLASEKGRGSGAPSVDCEKAKCIALTFDAGPGKDTPRLLDHLAKEKVPATFFLLGKNHVLKYPDVVRRLAAEGHEVANHTWTHQRLDKLDKEEIRAELGRTQDAIEEITGEKPRLMRPPQGRTDDEVKAVSKELGLSQVLWSATAKDYSTTDSALIEKRILDQAGRDGIILLHDIYDGTVPAVPGIITELKKRGYTFVTVTQLLAPAAPEPGTVYRP from the coding sequence ATGCCCTCAAGGACGTACAGAACCGGGTCCCGGGTTGTCCCGGCCCTCGCCGCAGCGCTCACGCTGACCCTCGCGCTCACCGGCTGCTCCGTCGACAGCACCTCGCCGGCGGACGCCCGCTCCGACGCCGCCGGCTCCGACGGGAAACCGCTCGCGAGCGAGAAGGGCAGGGGCTCCGGTGCGCCGTCCGTCGACTGCGAGAAGGCCAAGTGCATAGCGCTCACCTTCGACGCCGGCCCCGGCAAGGACACCCCCCGGCTGCTCGACCACCTCGCGAAGGAGAAGGTGCCCGCCACCTTCTTCCTGCTCGGCAAGAACCACGTGCTCAAGTACCCCGACGTGGTGCGCCGCCTCGCCGCCGAGGGCCACGAGGTCGCCAACCACACCTGGACCCACCAGCGGCTCGACAAGCTCGACAAGGAAGAGATACGCGCGGAACTCGGCCGCACCCAGGACGCCATAGAGGAGATCACCGGTGAGAAGCCGCGGCTGATGCGCCCGCCGCAGGGCCGCACCGACGACGAGGTGAAGGCCGTCAGCAAGGAGCTCGGCCTCTCCCAGGTCCTGTGGAGCGCCACCGCCAAGGACTACTCCACGACCGACAGCGCGCTCATCGAGAAGCGCATCCTCGACCAGGCCGGACGCGACGGCATCATCCTGCTGCACGACATCTACGACGGCACGGTCCCCGCCGTGCCCGGCATCATCACCGAGCTGAAGAAGCGCGGTTACACCTTCGTCACGGTCACCCAGCTGCTCGCACCGGCCGCACCCGAACCCGGCACGGTCTATCGCCCCTGA
- a CDS encoding amidohydrolase family protein, with translation METFPKIISVDDHTVEPPGVWRDRLPSKYAGTGPRIVRAPLKEMTFMGGRFAPVMGAPGDEGPVGDWWVYEDLHRPLTRLDTAVGYDRDEIKLEIITYEQMRPGSYSVPDRLADMDVNHVRSALCFPTFPRFCGQTFTEAADRELGLLCVRAYNDWMVEEWCGPEARGRLVPLTLIPLWDAELAAAEVRRNAARGVRAVAFSEIPPHLGLPSVHTDAWDPFLAACDETGTVIAMHIGSSSRMPSTSADAPPAVGSTITFANCCFSMVDWLMSGKLERFPGLRIMYAEGQIGWIPYILERADVVWEENRAWGGVADKVTRPPSELFAEHVYGCFFDDAFGLRNLDAIGAGNVLYETDYPHSDSTWPKSKEVGESQMGHLPQDVVERIVAGNAIDLLGLTEDGLWPGP, from the coding sequence ATGGAGACCTTCCCCAAGATCATCTCGGTGGACGATCACACGGTGGAGCCCCCCGGCGTCTGGCGGGACCGGCTCCCGTCGAAATACGCCGGCACGGGCCCCCGCATCGTCCGCGCGCCCCTGAAGGAAATGACCTTCATGGGCGGCAGGTTCGCCCCCGTCATGGGAGCCCCCGGCGACGAGGGACCGGTCGGCGACTGGTGGGTCTACGAGGACCTGCACCGGCCGCTCACCCGCCTCGACACCGCCGTCGGCTACGACCGCGACGAGATCAAGCTGGAGATCATCACCTACGAGCAGATGCGCCCGGGCTCCTACAGCGTCCCGGACCGGCTCGCCGACATGGACGTCAACCACGTCCGCTCCGCGCTCTGCTTCCCCACCTTCCCGCGCTTCTGCGGCCAGACCTTCACGGAGGCCGCCGACCGCGAGCTCGGGCTGCTGTGCGTGCGGGCCTACAACGACTGGATGGTGGAGGAGTGGTGCGGCCCCGAGGCGCGGGGCCGGCTCGTACCGCTGACCCTGATCCCGCTGTGGGACGCGGAACTGGCGGCCGCGGAGGTCCGCCGCAACGCGGCGCGCGGCGTGCGCGCCGTCGCGTTCTCCGAGATACCCCCGCACCTCGGGCTCCCGTCCGTCCACACCGACGCGTGGGACCCGTTCCTCGCCGCCTGCGACGAGACCGGCACGGTCATCGCCATGCACATCGGCTCCTCCAGCCGCATGCCCTCCACCTCGGCGGACGCGCCTCCCGCCGTCGGTTCGACCATCACCTTCGCCAACTGCTGCTTCTCCATGGTCGACTGGCTGATGAGCGGCAAGCTCGAGCGCTTCCCCGGACTGCGGATCATGTACGCGGAAGGCCAGATCGGCTGGATCCCGTACATCCTGGAGCGGGCGGACGTCGTCTGGGAGGAGAACCGCGCCTGGGGCGGGGTGGCGGACAAGGTCACCCGGCCGCCGTCCGAACTCTTCGCCGAGCACGTCTACGGCTGCTTCTTCGACGACGCCTTCGGCCTCAGGAACCTGGACGCGATCGGGGCGGGGAACGTCCTCTACGAGACGGACTACCCGCACTCCGACTCGACCTGGCCGAAGTCGAAGGAGGTCGGCGAGTCCCAGATGGGCCACCTGCCGCAGGACGTGGTGGAGAGGATCGTGGCGGGCAACGCGATCGACCTGCTGGGGCTGACCGAGGACGGTCTGTGGCCGGGCCCGTAG
- a CDS encoding Uma2 family endonuclease, producing the protein MTVMLERPTTDGTDPRRFEELCAALDELNVPDGFNAEIIRGNIVVSPWSKAYYLDVMDLVCDQLRPRLPEGHRISSAPALYVFPGVERAYGPDVHAAHRQTRRTTSRHLDGEGLSFVAELTSPSTRDDDLTDKVERYGKAGVPVYLLLDMQEDSATVYWSPTPKGYASHLTVPFGEKIHIPAPFDCHVDTTGFQAPGEG; encoded by the coding sequence ATGACGGTGATGCTGGAACGCCCGACGACAGACGGCACCGACCCCCGCCGCTTCGAGGAGCTGTGCGCAGCCCTCGACGAGCTGAACGTGCCCGACGGCTTCAACGCCGAGATCATCAGGGGGAACATCGTCGTGTCACCATGGTCGAAGGCGTACTACCTCGACGTCATGGACCTGGTCTGCGATCAGCTGCGCCCCCGCCTTCCGGAGGGCCACCGGATCAGCTCCGCCCCCGCGCTCTACGTGTTCCCCGGCGTGGAGCGGGCCTACGGCCCCGACGTCCACGCGGCTCACCGTCAGACGCGGCGGACGACAAGCCGCCATTTGGACGGGGAAGGGCTCTCCTTCGTCGCCGAGTTGACCTCTCCTTCGACGCGCGACGACGATCTCACCGACAAGGTCGAGCGCTACGGCAAGGCCGGTGTTCCTGTTTACCTCCTGCTCGACATGCAGGAGGACAGCGCCACCGTCTACTGGTCGCCGACCCCGAAGGGATATGCCTCCCACCTCACCGTGCCGTTCGGCGAGAAGATCCACATCCCTGCCCCGTTCGACTGCCACGTCGACACGACCGGGTTCCAGGCGCCCGGCGAAGGCTGA
- a CDS encoding PaaI family thioesterase, whose product MTLSTAEAGKILADSFAPWVLELGLSVEETGDLHAVLRLPWSDRLAREGGGMSGQALMAAADTATVIAVSSARGAFVPMTTVQQSTSFQRAVVGADVLVDARITKLGKRMAFAEITMAAEGSAEPAARASTVYALLG is encoded by the coding sequence ATGACGCTCTCCACCGCAGAAGCGGGCAAGATCCTCGCCGACAGCTTCGCCCCCTGGGTCCTCGAACTCGGCCTGTCCGTCGAGGAGACGGGCGACCTGCACGCCGTGCTGCGGCTGCCCTGGTCCGACCGGCTCGCCCGGGAGGGCGGCGGGATGTCCGGGCAGGCGCTGATGGCCGCGGCGGACACGGCGACCGTGATCGCCGTGTCGTCGGCGCGGGGCGCCTTCGTCCCGATGACGACGGTCCAGCAGTCCACCAGCTTCCAGCGGGCCGTCGTCGGCGCCGACGTCCTGGTCGACGCCCGGATCACCAAGCTGGGCAAGCGCATGGCCTTCGCCGAGATCACCATGGCCGCCGAAGGTTCCGCGGAGCCGGCCGCCCGCGCCTCGACGGTGTACGCGCTGCTCGGCTGA
- a CDS encoding LLM class F420-dependent oxidoreductase, with product MVAYGMQLPVQSQSTLYAEPWETEAGPDDLAAVAVAADRAGFSYLAVCDHVAVPRRLADAMSTVWYDPVATLSFLAGVTERVRLLSHVAVVGLRHPLASAKQYATLDHLSGGRLLLGVGAGHVREEFEALGVDFDARGAVLDESIDALRAALGPGEYPEFHGERFRFKDLGQRPRPAQPRVPLWVGGSSPAAVRRAALKGDGWLPQGDPREKLPAQIARIRQLREAAGIEDPFVIGAITEPLYIGEPGRHTGRRTVSGKPAAVAESLRAYAVMGVDQIQVRFRSRSRGELTDQMAAFAADVAPHLD from the coding sequence ATGGTGGCGTACGGGATGCAGCTCCCGGTCCAGTCGCAGAGCACCCTCTACGCCGAGCCCTGGGAGACCGAGGCGGGCCCGGACGACCTGGCCGCCGTCGCCGTGGCGGCCGACCGGGCCGGTTTCTCCTACCTCGCCGTCTGCGACCACGTCGCCGTCCCGCGACGCCTCGCGGACGCCATGTCCACGGTCTGGTACGACCCGGTCGCCACGCTCTCCTTCCTCGCCGGGGTGACCGAGCGGGTGCGGCTGCTGAGTCATGTCGCGGTCGTCGGGCTGCGCCACCCCCTGGCGTCCGCGAAGCAGTACGCGACCCTCGACCACCTCTCCGGCGGACGGCTGCTCCTCGGCGTCGGGGCCGGGCACGTACGGGAGGAGTTCGAAGCCCTGGGTGTCGACTTCGACGCCCGCGGGGCCGTCCTCGACGAGAGCATCGACGCACTGCGCGCCGCGCTCGGCCCCGGCGAGTATCCGGAGTTCCACGGGGAGCGGTTCCGTTTCAAGGACCTCGGGCAGCGGCCACGGCCGGCCCAGCCCCGTGTCCCCCTCTGGGTCGGCGGCTCCTCGCCGGCCGCTGTGCGGCGGGCCGCGCTCAAGGGTGACGGCTGGCTGCCCCAGGGCGATCCGCGCGAGAAGCTGCCGGCGCAGATCGCGCGGATCCGGCAGCTGCGCGAGGCGGCGGGGATCGAGGACCCCTTCGTGATCGGCGCCATCACCGAACCGCTGTACATCGGCGAGCCCGGCCGGCACACCGGCCGCCGGACGGTCTCCGGCAAGCCCGCGGCGGTCGCGGAGTCCCTGCGGGCCTACGCCGTGATGGGCGTGGACCAGATCCAGGTGCGGTTCCGCAGTCGCAGCCGCGGTGAACTGACCGACCAGATGGCGGCCTTCGCCGCCGACGTCGCCCCGCACCTCGACTGA
- a CDS encoding SDR family NAD(P)-dependent oxidoreductase, whose translation MGKLDGRVVLVTGAARGQGEQEARLFAAEGAKVVLADVLDELGEPLAKEVGGLYVHLDVSREAEWSAAVGAAKERFGKIDGLVNNAGILRFNELLATPLEEFQLITQVNQVGTFLGIRSVAPEIEAAGGGTIVNTASYTALTGMAYVGAYAASKHAILGLTRVAALELAGKGIRVNAVCPGAVDTPMSNPDGVDPEAVGDLYRTLVPLGRVGRPEEIARLALFLTGEDSSYITGQPFVIDGGWLAGVSVL comes from the coding sequence ATGGGCAAGCTGGACGGACGCGTCGTACTCGTCACCGGCGCGGCGCGCGGGCAGGGGGAGCAGGAGGCCAGGCTCTTCGCGGCGGAGGGCGCGAAGGTCGTCCTCGCCGATGTCCTCGACGAGCTGGGCGAACCGCTCGCCAAGGAGGTCGGCGGTCTCTACGTCCATCTCGACGTGAGCCGCGAGGCCGAGTGGAGCGCGGCCGTCGGCGCCGCGAAGGAGCGCTTCGGGAAGATCGACGGGCTGGTCAACAACGCGGGCATCCTGCGCTTCAACGAACTCCTCGCCACCCCGCTGGAGGAGTTCCAGCTGATCACGCAGGTCAACCAGGTCGGCACGTTCCTCGGTATCCGCAGCGTCGCCCCGGAGATCGAGGCGGCCGGAGGCGGCACGATCGTGAACACGGCCTCGTACACGGCGCTGACGGGCATGGCGTACGTGGGCGCGTACGCGGCCTCCAAGCACGCGATCCTCGGTCTGACGAGGGTGGCCGCGCTCGAGCTCGCGGGGAAGGGGATCCGGGTCAACGCGGTGTGCCCCGGCGCCGTGGACACCCCGATGAGCAATCCCGACGGCGTGGACCCGGAAGCGGTCGGCGACCTCTACCGCACGCTGGTGCCGCTCGGGCGGGTCGGGCGGCCGGAGGAGATCGCCAGGCTCGCCCTCTTCCTGACCGGCGAGGACTCCTCGTACATCACCGGGCAGCCGTTCGTGATCGACGGCGGATGGCTGGCGGGCGTCAGCGTCCTGTGA
- a CDS encoding LLM class flavin-dependent oxidoreductase translates to MEFGLFVQGYLGKRAETDPLAEHKALMEETEYVIQADRSGFKYAWASEHHFLEEYSHLSANDVFLGYLAHATERIHLGSGIFNPLAPVNHPVKVAEKVAMLDHLSQGRFEFGSGRGAGSHEILGFMPGITDMNHTKEIWEETIAEFPKMWLQDEYVGFQGKHWSLPPRKVLPKPYGPAHPPMWYAAGSPSSYAMAGRKGLGVLGFSVQKVSDMEWVLDSYKSAVKEAKAVGAFVNDNVMVTSTAICAETHERAVEIAVSGGLNYLQSLLFRYHDTFPRPEGVPEWPELLPEYTAEIIELLIAEELMICGDPGEVLQQCKRWEQAGADQLSFGLPIGVSYEDTMTTIRLIGEHVIPQIDTDPIHRTTRFRESAGR, encoded by the coding sequence GTGGAATTCGGCCTCTTTGTTCAGGGATACCTCGGCAAGCGCGCCGAGACCGACCCGCTCGCCGAGCACAAGGCGCTGATGGAGGAGACCGAGTACGTCATCCAGGCGGACAGGTCCGGGTTCAAGTACGCCTGGGCCTCCGAGCACCACTTCCTGGAGGAGTACTCGCACCTGTCGGCCAACGACGTCTTCCTCGGCTACCTCGCCCACGCGACCGAGCGCATCCACCTCGGCTCCGGCATCTTCAACCCGCTGGCCCCGGTCAACCACCCGGTCAAGGTCGCGGAGAAGGTCGCGATGCTCGACCACCTGTCGCAGGGCCGCTTCGAATTCGGCTCGGGCCGGGGCGCCGGGTCCCACGAGATCCTCGGATTCATGCCGGGCATCACCGACATGAACCACACCAAGGAGATCTGGGAGGAGACGATTGCCGAGTTCCCGAAGATGTGGCTCCAGGACGAGTACGTGGGCTTCCAGGGCAAGCACTGGTCCCTGCCGCCGCGGAAGGTCCTCCCCAAGCCCTACGGGCCCGCCCACCCGCCGATGTGGTACGCGGCCGGCTCCCCGTCCTCGTACGCCATGGCCGGCAGGAAGGGCCTCGGCGTGCTGGGCTTCAGCGTCCAGAAGGTCTCCGACATGGAATGGGTCCTCGACTCGTACAAGTCGGCGGTGAAGGAGGCGAAGGCGGTCGGCGCCTTCGTCAACGACAACGTGATGGTGACCTCGACGGCGATCTGCGCGGAGACGCACGAACGCGCGGTCGAGATCGCGGTGTCCGGCGGCCTCAACTACCTCCAGTCGCTGCTGTTCCGCTACCACGACACGTTCCCGCGCCCCGAGGGCGTCCCCGAGTGGCCGGAACTCCTGCCGGAGTACACGGCGGAGATCATCGAACTGCTGATAGCGGAGGAACTGATGATCTGCGGCGACCCGGGAGAGGTGCTGCAGCAGTGCAAGCGGTGGGAGCAGGCGGGGGCGGACCAACTGTCGTTCGGCCTGCCGATCGGAGTGTCCTACGAGGACACGATGACGACGATCCGCCTGATCGGCGAGCACGTGATCCCTCAGATCGACACGGACCCGATCCACCGGACGACGCGCTTCCGGGAGTCGGCGGGGAGGTGA
- a CDS encoding N-acyl-D-amino-acid deacylase family protein encodes MLAHLIRNATVVDGTGAPAYRADVGIGDDGRIAVITEPGTGTGGTRPARTVEDATGLVLAPGFVDPHTHYDAQLFWDPYATPSLNHGVTTVAGGNCGFTLAPLNSDRPEDADYTRRMMSKVEGMSLVALEQGAPWNWHTFGEYLDALEGRTAVNAGFMVGHCALRRHVMGPDAIGGQPTPAQLQEMVALLHDAMEAGAWGLSTTQSSTHSDGDGRPVASRHALPHELLALSRAVGEHEGTQLEAIVAGCLDRFGDEEIDLLVEMSAAAGRPLNWNVLTIDASVPDRVPRQLVPSERARKAGGRVVALTMPILTPMNMSLGTFCALNLIPGWGEILALPVPQRIAKLRDPAVRARMLSRADSPEAGVFRRLAHFGRYVIGDTYTRENEGLTGRVVRDIAAERGQDPFQCLVEICANDDLRTVLWPMPSDNDPDSWALRAETWQHEDVLLGGSDAGAHLDRMCGAPYTTRFLGDCLRGRKLLGLEEAVRMLTDDPARLFGLRDRGRVVEGHHADLVLFDPQRIDAGPATLVHDLPGDSPRLDAKAVGIVSVRVNGVETIRDDEVTGAVPGKVLRSGRDTRTVSTR; translated from the coding sequence ATGCTCGCCCACCTCATCCGCAACGCGACCGTCGTCGACGGCACCGGCGCCCCCGCGTACCGCGCCGACGTCGGCATCGGCGACGACGGCCGGATAGCCGTCATCACGGAGCCCGGCACCGGCACCGGCGGCACGCGGCCCGCGAGGACCGTCGAGGACGCCACCGGCCTCGTCCTCGCCCCCGGCTTCGTCGACCCGCACACCCACTACGACGCCCAGTTGTTCTGGGACCCGTACGCCACCCCGTCCCTCAACCACGGCGTCACGACCGTCGCCGGCGGCAACTGCGGTTTCACGCTCGCACCGCTCAACTCCGACCGCCCGGAGGACGCCGACTACACGCGGCGGATGATGTCCAAGGTCGAGGGGATGTCCCTCGTCGCGCTCGAGCAGGGCGCCCCCTGGAACTGGCACACGTTCGGCGAGTACCTGGACGCCCTCGAGGGCCGCACCGCGGTCAACGCCGGTTTCATGGTGGGCCACTGCGCGCTCCGCCGGCACGTGATGGGCCCGGACGCGATCGGCGGGCAGCCGACCCCGGCGCAGCTCCAGGAGATGGTGGCCCTGCTCCACGACGCGATGGAGGCCGGTGCGTGGGGTCTGTCCACCACCCAGTCGTCGACCCACTCCGACGGTGACGGCAGGCCGGTCGCGTCCCGGCACGCCCTGCCGCACGAACTGCTCGCCCTGTCCCGGGCGGTGGGGGAGCACGAGGGCACCCAGCTCGAGGCGATCGTCGCCGGGTGTCTCGACCGGTTCGGGGACGAGGAGATCGACCTGCTCGTGGAGATGAGCGCCGCCGCGGGAAGGCCGCTCAACTGGAACGTCCTCACCATCGACGCCTCCGTACCCGACCGCGTCCCCCGTCAGCTGGTCCCGTCCGAGCGGGCCCGCAAGGCCGGCGGCCGCGTCGTCGCGCTGACCATGCCGATCCTGACGCCGATGAACATGTCGCTCGGAACGTTCTGCGCCCTGAACCTGATCCCCGGCTGGGGCGAGATCCTTGCCCTCCCGGTCCCGCAGCGCATCGCGAAACTGCGTGACCCGGCCGTCCGCGCCCGGATGCTGAGCCGGGCGGACTCCCCGGAGGCCGGCGTCTTCCGCCGGCTGGCCCACTTCGGCCGGTACGTCATCGGGGACACGTACACCCGTGAGAACGAGGGCCTCACCGGCCGCGTCGTCCGGGACATCGCCGCGGAACGCGGCCAGGACCCCTTCCAGTGTCTGGTCGAGATCTGCGCCAACGACGATCTGCGTACGGTCCTGTGGCCCATGCCCAGCGACAACGACCCCGACTCGTGGGCCCTGCGCGCGGAGACCTGGCAGCACGAGGACGTGCTGCTGGGCGGTTCGGACGCCGGCGCGCACCTGGACCGGATGTGCGGCGCCCCGTACACGACCCGCTTCCTCGGGGACTGCCTGCGGGGCCGGAAGCTGCTGGGGCTGGAGGAGGCGGTGAGGATGCTGACCGACGACCCGGCGCGTCTCTTCGGTCTGCGCGACCGGGGCCGCGTCGTCGAGGGTCATCACGCGGACCTCGTGCTCTTCGACCCGCAACGCATCGACGCCGGCCCGGCGACGCTCGTGCACGATCTGCCCGGCGACAGCCCGCGCCTGGACGCCAAGGCGGTCGGGATCGTGTCCGTGCGGGTCAACGGCGTCGAGACGATACGGGACGACGAGGTCACCGGCGCCGTACCGGGCAAGGTGCTCCGGTCCGGCCGTGACACGAGGACGGTGTCGACCCGGTGA
- a CDS encoding aldehyde dehydrogenase family protein — protein MSAPGGAGQRLFIGGEWVEPDDGHYEVIDPATEEVVGLAPEASRAQVHAAAAAAREAFSSWSRTGPEERAAILDRAAALVVRDREAHTEIARAESGATTATARGMQVAVAAARFARYAKGALEPVERALPPQISAAGPMGRGGVLGAVAVRRPVGVVTCITSYNNPWANPAGKVAPALAMGNTVVVKPAPQDPLSVYRMAAALEEAGAPPGTVNVVTGSAPAVGEAAVDSEDVDMVSFTGSTAVGQRIAEVCGRGMKRQLMELGGKGAALVFDDADIGSAVRGIGTTFSFYSGQICTAPTRVIAQRGVYEQLVDKLAGLARALRVGDPRDPATVVGPVISAAHRDRVEAYVELGRKEGARLVAGGGRPAFDKGFYVAPTLFADCTKDMRVVREEIFGPVVVVIPFDDEEEGVALADDGEYGLIDYVWSDDVARAFRVAGRLRAGGVGVNTVGRNMEAPFGGFKRSGVGRDVGSYALYAYSELQSVVWPG, from the coding sequence GTGAGCGCACCGGGAGGGGCCGGGCAGCGGCTGTTCATCGGCGGCGAGTGGGTCGAGCCGGACGACGGTCACTACGAGGTGATCGACCCGGCGACGGAGGAGGTCGTCGGCCTCGCGCCGGAGGCGAGCCGCGCCCAGGTCCACGCCGCGGCCGCCGCCGCCCGCGAGGCCTTCTCCTCCTGGTCCCGTACGGGGCCCGAGGAGCGCGCCGCGATCCTGGACCGGGCGGCCGCCCTGGTCGTGCGCGACCGTGAGGCGCACACGGAAATCGCCCGTGCGGAGAGCGGCGCGACGACGGCCACGGCCCGCGGGATGCAGGTGGCCGTGGCGGCGGCGCGGTTCGCCCGGTACGCCAAGGGCGCGCTGGAGCCGGTCGAGCGGGCCCTGCCTCCGCAGATCAGCGCCGCGGGCCCGATGGGCAGGGGCGGCGTGCTCGGCGCCGTCGCCGTACGCCGGCCGGTCGGCGTGGTCACCTGCATCACCTCGTACAACAACCCGTGGGCGAACCCGGCCGGCAAGGTCGCGCCGGCGCTCGCCATGGGCAACACGGTCGTGGTGAAACCCGCTCCGCAGGATCCGCTGTCCGTCTACCGGATGGCGGCGGCCCTCGAGGAGGCGGGCGCCCCGCCCGGCACGGTGAACGTGGTCACCGGTTCGGCGCCGGCCGTCGGCGAGGCGGCCGTCGACAGCGAGGACGTCGACATGGTCAGTTTCACCGGCTCCACGGCGGTCGGGCAGCGCATCGCCGAGGTGTGCGGCCGGGGGATGAAGCGCCAGCTGATGGAGCTGGGCGGCAAGGGGGCGGCCCTCGTCTTCGACGACGCGGACATCGGCTCCGCCGTGCGCGGGATCGGCACGACGTTCTCCTTCTACAGCGGTCAGATCTGTACGGCGCCGACGCGGGTGATCGCGCAGCGCGGCGTGTACGAGCAGCTGGTCGACAAGCTGGCAGGCCTGGCGCGTGCCCTGCGCGTGGGCGACCCGCGCGATCCGGCCACGGTCGTCGGACCGGTCATCTCGGCGGCGCACCGCGACCGGGTGGAGGCGTATGTGGAGCTGGGCAGGAAGGAGGGGGCGCGGCTCGTGGCGGGCGGCGGGCGGCCGGCCTTCGACAAGGGCTTCTACGTGGCCCCGACGCTCTTCGCCGACTGCACGAAGGACATGCGTGTCGTGCGGGAGGAGATCTTCGGGCCGGTGGTGGTCGTGATCCCCTTCGACGACGAGGAGGAGGGCGTCGCGCTCGCCGACGACGGCGAGTACGGCCTGATCGACTACGTCTGGTCGGACGACGTGGCCCGGGCCTTCCGCGTGGCGGGCCGGCTGCGGGCGGGCGGGGTGGGGGTGAACACCGTCGGCCGGAACATGGAGGCGCCGTTCGGCGGCTTCAAGCGGAGCGGGGTGGGCCGGGACGTCGGTTCGTACGCGCTGTATGCGTACAGCGAGCTCCAGTCGGTGGTGTGGCCGGGCTGA
- a CDS encoding APC family permease: MTQLDARPQAGDTVRSAPDGGVRTKGLGGNSVGLMGGAVIGVSTVAPVYCLTSTLGPTVGEVGLQMPAIFLAGFLPMLLVAFAYRELNKAVPDCGTSFTWSVKAFGPKIGWMCGWGLLVATVVVLSNLAGVATSFFWLTAGEITGSADVAALDGNKAVHILTTLGFIAVATAISYRGITATKWVQYALVGLQLTVIVIFAAMAIAKSGEVAGSLDFSLSWMNPFGIESFSAFTAGLSLSIFIYWGWDACLSINEESVGSARTPGRSAMLAMVVIVASYLMVAIAVQMYAGIGEKGTGLGNPDTSDNVFAVLADPIMGSGLGILLFVAVLASAAASLQTTFIPVARTALAMSAYDAMPPAFAKVHPRFKTPGLATVAAGVATGVFYTVMSLVSENVLVDTIYALGLMICFYYSITAFACVWFFRKELTRSTGNLLVKGILPGVGGLMLTAVFGKTLYDMWDPAYGSGSSVLGMGSVFVIGVGLLVLGFFLMLLMQRRSPAFFRGEVLTKETPALELAD, translated from the coding sequence ATGACTCAGCTGGATGCGCGGCCACAGGCCGGAGACACGGTACGGAGCGCCCCCGACGGGGGTGTCCGCACCAAGGGCCTGGGCGGGAACTCCGTCGGCCTCATGGGTGGAGCTGTCATCGGCGTCTCGACGGTTGCCCCCGTCTACTGCCTGACCTCGACACTCGGACCGACCGTCGGCGAGGTCGGGCTCCAGATGCCCGCCATCTTCCTGGCCGGCTTCCTGCCGATGCTGCTCGTCGCTTTCGCGTACCGGGAGCTGAACAAGGCGGTCCCCGACTGCGGCACCTCCTTCACCTGGTCGGTGAAGGCCTTCGGTCCCAAGATCGGCTGGATGTGCGGCTGGGGACTGCTGGTGGCCACCGTCGTGGTCCTGTCCAACCTCGCGGGCGTGGCCACGTCCTTCTTCTGGCTCACCGCCGGAGAGATCACGGGCAGCGCCGACGTCGCCGCCCTCGACGGCAACAAGGCCGTCCACATCCTCACCACACTCGGCTTCATCGCCGTCGCGACGGCGATCAGCTACCGGGGCATCACCGCGACCAAGTGGGTCCAGTACGCCCTGGTCGGCCTCCAGCTCACCGTCATCGTGATCTTCGCGGCCATGGCGATCGCCAAGTCCGGCGAGGTCGCCGGCTCCCTGGACTTCTCCCTGTCCTGGATGAACCCGTTCGGCATCGAGTCCTTCTCCGCCTTCACCGCCGGGCTCTCCCTCTCGATCTTCATCTACTGGGGCTGGGACGCCTGCCTGTCCATCAACGAGGAGAGCGTCGGCAGCGCCCGCACCCCGGGCCGCTCCGCCATGCTCGCCATGGTGGTCATCGTCGCCTCGTACCTGATGGTGGCCATCGCCGTGCAGATGTACGCCGGCATCGGCGAGAAGGGCACCGGCCTCGGCAACCCGGACACCTCCGACAACGTGTTCGCCGTGCTGGCCGACCCGATCATGGGTTCCGGTCTCGGCATCCTGCTCTTCGTCGCGGTCCTCGCATCCGCCGCGGCCAGCCTGCAGACCACCTTCATCCCGGTCGCCCGCACCGCCCTCGCGATGAGCGCGTACGACGCCATGCCGCCGGCCTTCGCCAAGGTCCACCCCCGCTTCAAGACCCCGGGGCTCGCCACGGTCGCCGCGGGCGTCGCCACCGGCGTCTTCTACACGGTGATGAGCCTCGTCAGCGAGAACGTCCTCGTCGACACGATCTACGCGCTCGGCCTGATGATCTGCTTCTACTACTCGATCACGGCCTTCGCCTGCGTCTGGTTCTTCCGCAAGGAACTGACCCGCTCGACCGGCAACCTGCTGGTCAAGGGCATCCTCCCCGGCGTCGGCGGCCTGATGCTCACGGCGGTCTTCGGCAAGACCCTCTACGACATGTGGGACCCGGCCTACGGCTCCGGATCCTCCGTCCTCGGCATGGGCTCGGTCTTCGTCATCGGGGTCGGCCTGCTGGTCCTCGGCTTCTTCCTGATGCTCCTCATGCAGCGCCGCAGCCCGGCGTTCTTCCGCGGCGAGGTCCTCACCAAGGAGACGCCGGCGCTGGAACTGGCCGACTGA